From Oncorhynchus mykiss isolate Arlee chromosome 6, USDA_OmykA_1.1, whole genome shotgun sequence, the proteins below share one genomic window:
- the LOC110526981 gene encoding programmed cell death protein 7-like isoform X2, with product MDKPTFQSTSGGRQHPVSNTGGPDTFYLRGGPTYLGPQPIQPPPAQELKLAADTVLCEVRKKQADAKRMLDILRSLEKLRKLRKEAASRKGIFPEKEADQAFDELVERLRALIRKRTGVYGAEENALRVMLESEQEEERRRDLEKRQKKERERLLLRKREMDSMLFGDEMPPDHPLQPFREYYTQAERSLPALIQIRREWDLCLVSVDHPDGTTVPQDWVLPQCPTDEIWATALDRGDCLGP from the exons ATGGATAAACCAACGTTCCAGTCTACGTCGGGAGGACGGCAGCACCCAGTTTCTAACACCGGAGGTCCCGATACTTTTTACCTTAGAGGGGGACCTACATATCTCGGACCGCAGCCGATACAACCACCACCA GCGCAAGAGCTGAAGCTGGCTGCTGACACGGTGCTCTGTGAAGTGAGGAAGAAGCAGGCAGATGCCAAGAGGATGCTGGACATCCTCAGGTCACTGGAAAAGCTACGCAAACTCAGGAAGGAGGCAGCCTCCAGGAAAG GGATCTTCCCGGAGAAAGAAGCCGACCAAGCATTTGATGAGCTGGTGGAGCGCCTGCGTGCACTGATCAGGAAGAGGACAGGGGTGTATGGGGCAGAGGAGAACGCCCTGCGGGTGATGCTGGAGAGCGAGCAGGAGGAGGAGCGCAGGAGGGACCTGGAGAAGCGAcagaagaaggagagggagaggctaCTGCTGAGGAAACGAGAGATGGACAGCATGCTCTTTGGAG aTGAGATGCCTCCTGACCACCCCCTACAGCCCTTCAGAGAGTACTACACACAGGCAGAGCGCTCACTACCAGCCTTAATACAGATACG GAGAGAGTGGGACCTCTGTCTGGTCTCAGTGGACCACCCAGACGGCACCACGGTCCCCCAGGACTGGGTCTTACCACAATGCCCCACAGACGAGATTTGGGCCACAGCCCTGGACCGAGGGGACTGCCTCGGACCCTGA
- the LOC110526981 gene encoding programmed cell death protein 7-like isoform X1: MDKPTFQSTSGGRQHPVSNTGGPDTFYLRGGPTYLGPQPIQPPPVCETSFQSNMPSSNNVAGAFWPGQTPSQYLPPPQAPVSDQRFPQSQEWTPPVPGYGSQPYGFRPPFPQPPPRFEGYGPPHMSSPGYGFDPSIPPPPLNNPALSQFPPMCSQPVPFHSHPKLEPNTHEGRPPNSWARGYNMGDAQSNMGTSDFQRSFDHNPAYPRPGPQHSPYGNPDASFRPKHADSGYTEHRSRPLLASPSLIPMGTALQRDQGFSRPMAPQPPDEDSIQRMQDEQWLKHFLRNRERTTAKTSKPAEPHSRQTHPKVSVAHIRDTLYGAIQLVSKLSMACETLKHNMENESVWADSYAEAVSVKTDLQEKLKVLGDSEFVESLKKKLGSISKRRARLRRRQVEQDEDKQREEERVAEREAAIDKWRMKRIHEVEEKKRAQELKLAADTVLCEVRKKQADAKRMLDILRSLEKLRKLRKEAASRKGIFPEKEADQAFDELVERLRALIRKRTGVYGAEENALRVMLESEQEEERRRDLEKRQKKERERLLLRKREMDSMLFGDEMPPDHPLQPFREYYTQAERSLPALIQIRREWDLCLVSVDHPDGTTVPQDWVLPQCPTDEIWATALDRGDCLGP, from the exons ATGGATAAACCAACGTTCCAGTCTACGTCGGGAGGACGGCAGCACCCAGTTTCTAACACCGGAGGTCCCGATACTTTTTACCTTAGAGGGGGACCTACATATCTCGGACCGCAGCCGATACAACCACCACCAGTATGTGAAACCTCGTTTCAAAGTAACATGCCGAGTTCAAATAACGTTGCTGGAGCGTTTTGGCCGGGTCAAACCCCTTCCCAATATCTTCCTCCACCACAAGCCCCAGTTAGCGACCAGAGATTCCCTCAAAGTCAAGAGTGGACTCCACCCGTGCCAGGATATGGCAGTCAACCATATGGCTTCAGACCCCCCTTTCCACAACCACCGCCTAGATTTGAAGGCTACGGACCACCTCATATGTCGTCCCCAGGATATGGTTTTGATCCGTCGATACCGCCACCGCCCCTCAACAACCCGGCACTCAGTCAGTTCCCTCCCATGTGTTCACAACCAGTTCCCTTCCACAGTCATCCAAAGCTGGAACCCAACACACATGAGGGGAGACCACCAAACTCATGGGCTCGGGGCTACAATATGGGTGATGCTCAATCGAACATGGGAACTTCAGATTTCCAAAGATCATTTGATCACAATCCAGCATACCCTAGACCCGGTCCACAACACAGTCCGTATGGAAACCCTGATGCTAGTTTTAGACCAAAGCATGCGGACAGTGGTTACACTGAACATCGTAGCAGACCTCTCCTTGCCTCCCCGTCCTTGATTCCGATGGGAACAGCTTTGCAGCGTGACCAAGGTTTTAGTAGGCCTATGGCTCCACAGCCACCAGACGAAGACTCCATTCAGAGGATGCAAGACGAACAGTGGCTGAAACATTTCTTGAGGAACCGAGAGAGGACAACAGCCAAGACCTCCAAACCGGCGGAACCTCATTCAAGGCAAACTCACCCAAAGGTCTCCGTGGCTCACATACGAGACACCCTGTACGGTGCCATACAGCTAGTTTCAAAGCTGTCCATGGCTTGTGAAACGCTGAAGCACAACATGGAGAATGAGAGCGTCTGGGCGGATTCTTACGCTGAGGCAGTGAGTGTGAAGACAGATCTGCAAGAGAAACTGAAGGTCCTCGGTGACTCTGAGTTTGTTGAAAGTCTTAAAAAGAAACTGGGTTCCATCAGTAAGAGAAGGGCCAGGCTACGGCGTCGACAAGTGGAACAGGACGAGGacaaacagagggaggaggaacGAGTGGCTGAGCGTGAAGCGGCCATCGACAAGTGGAGGATGAAACGTATCCATGAagtagaggagaagaagagg GCGCAAGAGCTGAAGCTGGCTGCTGACACGGTGCTCTGTGAAGTGAGGAAGAAGCAGGCAGATGCCAAGAGGATGCTGGACATCCTCAGGTCACTGGAAAAGCTACGCAAACTCAGGAAGGAGGCAGCCTCCAGGAAAG GGATCTTCCCGGAGAAAGAAGCCGACCAAGCATTTGATGAGCTGGTGGAGCGCCTGCGTGCACTGATCAGGAAGAGGACAGGGGTGTATGGGGCAGAGGAGAACGCCCTGCGGGTGATGCTGGAGAGCGAGCAGGAGGAGGAGCGCAGGAGGGACCTGGAGAAGCGAcagaagaaggagagggagaggctaCTGCTGAGGAAACGAGAGATGGACAGCATGCTCTTTGGAG aTGAGATGCCTCCTGACCACCCCCTACAGCCCTTCAGAGAGTACTACACACAGGCAGAGCGCTCACTACCAGCCTTAATACAGATACG GAGAGAGTGGGACCTCTGTCTGGTCTCAGTGGACCACCCAGACGGCACCACGGTCCCCCAGGACTGGGTCTTACCACAATGCCCCACAGACGAGATTTGGGCCACAGCCCTGGACCGAGGGGACTGCCTCGGACCCTGA